The Pseudomonas hefeiensis genomic sequence TGGGCTCCCGCATCGCGCAGATAGTCAGTCAGGGCCGGTAGTGCGTCGGCACCTGCGGGGTTATCCAGGACGTAGAGTGCGTCCAGGCCCATGCCCAGATAGGCGCGCAGAGCCGGTTCGGCCACGTCGCCTGCGTGCAGCACTTGCAGGTCGTTGCCGGCCAGTTGCAGGCCGAGCTCCACGGCCCGGGCGTCCTGTTCGGCACGCCGGGGCCGACCGGAGGTCGGGTGGGCGCCGATGGACACCAGGCTGATCACTTGAGTACTCATGGTTGAATCCTTAGCTTAAGCCGCATCGCGCTTGGCTTCGTTGCGGTACGCCTCTACCGCCGCGATCAAGGCCTGAAGAATCGCCGCGCTGTCGCCAATCACCGACAGGTCTGCCCGTTTGATCATGTCGCAACCAGGGTCGAGGTTGATCGCCACCACCTTGTCGCAGGCGCCGATGCCTTGCAGGTGCTGAATCGCCCCGGAAATCCCCACCGCGACGTAGACCCGCGCCGTAACCCAGGTGCCGGACGCGCCAACCTGGCGATCGCGGGCCATGAAGCCGTCGTCCACCGCCACTCGCGAAGCACCTTCGGTGGCGCCCAAGGCCGCAGCGGTCTGGTGGAAAAGCGCCCAGTCCTTGACCCCGTTGCCGCCGGAGAAAATGAATTCGGCTTCGGCCATCGGGATCGCGCCCGGGTCCACCGCCACCGCGCCCAGGTCTTCGATGCGCGACAAGCTGCGGGCCACGCCTGTGGATAACTCCACCGGCAAGGCTTCGTGACGGGTTTCACTGACCGGCTCGGCGCATTCGGCCGCGGCCAGGATCAGCCGCGCCAAAGGCCGGGCCAGGTCTTGCAGGCCGGCACCGGCACGACCGATGCACGCCTCGCCCTTGACCTGCCAGACCCGCGTGGCCGGGCGCTCGCCCAGGGCTGCGGCAAAACGCCGGCCCAGTTCGCCGCCGCCGGTGCGGCTGTCAGGCAGCAGCCAATGGCGTGGGTTGAATTGGTTATCCACAGCCCGAAGTCCTTGCACCCGTTGCTCCGGTGCATAACCGCTGAATGCCTCACCTTCCAATACCAGCAAACGGTCGACACCGGCCGTGGCGAAAGCGTTTTCCTTGTGCTCACCGAAGACCACCGCCAGCACCGCGCCTTCGCTACCGGCAAGCTGATGGGCCAGGCCCAGCAGATCGCGGTCGTGGCTGCTGAGACGACCACCGACCATGTCCGGCACCACACTGATGTAGAACGCCGGTTGCGGCACCTGATGCAGCGGCAGTTGCACTTCAGCGGCAGCGGTACGCTTGCTCGCGCCGCCCTGCTGGGCACCGCTGCGATCAATACGCTTGATGCCGTTGGGGCCGATGAAACCGACACCATGAACATTCTTGCGGATGATGCCGTTGGGCCCCATCCAGCTGTGCTGGACCGGTTGCATGGCCGCGTGCAGCGGATGCAGGCGGTTGCGGGCGATCCACTCGGCGCGAGGGTCGCGGCGGATGATGTCGCTCATTAATGCACCTCCGCAGGTTCACGTTTAGCCGGGGCCACTGGCTTGCTTGGCGCCGCGTCTTCGAGCAGCGCGTCGGCCACCAGTTCGGCAATGTCCTTGATCATCGGTCGCGGCTCGACCACACCTTCCAGCATCGCAGTGCACTGTGGACAACCCACTGCCACCAGTTCGGCGCCGGTTTCGCGAATGTCTTCCATGCGCATGTCGGGGATACGCTGCTTGCCCGGAATGTCGGTGATCGGCGCGCCGCCGCCACCGCCGCAGCAACGCGAGCGGAAACCGGAACGCTGCATTTCCTTGATCTCGATGCCCAGCGCGCGCAGCACCTGGCGTGGCGCCTCGTATTCGCCGTTGTAACGGCCCAGGTAGCACGGGTCGTGATAGGTCACACTGTCGCCCTTGTGCTGGCCGAGGCTCAGGGCGCCGGCGTCGATGATTTCTGCCAGGTAGGTGCTGTGGTGCTGCACCCGATAGTTGCCATCGAACGCGCCGTATTCGTTTTTCAGCACGTGGAAGCTGTGAGGGTCGCAGGTGACGATCCGGTTGAAGCTGTATTTGCCCAGGGTCAGGATGTTGCGTTTGGCCAACAGTTGGAAGGTCGCTTCATCGCCGAGGCGCCGGGCCACGTCGCCGCTGTCGCGCTCTTCGAGACCGAGTACGGCGAAGTCGATGTTCGCCGCCTTGAGCACTTTGACGAAGGCGCGCAAGGTGCGCTGGTTGCGCATGTCGAAGGCACCGTCGCCGACCCAGAACAGCACGTCGGTGGATTTCACCTCGCTGAGCAGGTTCAGGTTCAGGTCCGCCGCCCAGTTCATCCGCCCGCCCGGAGCGAAGCCGCCAGGGTTGTCGGTGGCGATGAGGTTTTCCAGCACCTCGGCGCCCTTGTTCGGCGTCGCGCCTTTTTCCAGGGTCAGGTGGCGGCGCATGTCGACGATGGCATCGACGTGCTCGATCATCATCGGGCATTCCTCGACACAGGCCCGGCAGGTGGTGCAGGACCACAGGGTCTCGGCGTCCACCAGGCCGTTGACGATCGGCTGATGGGGGTTGCCGCTGTGCTCACCCACCGGTTTATCTGGATAAGGGCTGCCGGCGAATTTCGCATCGGTGCCGCCGGCCAGACCGACGACCATGTCCTGGATGAGTTTTTTCGGGTTCAGCGGCTGGCCGGCAGCGAACGCCGGGCAGGCAGCTTCACACTTGCCGCACTGTACGCAGGCGTCGAAACCGAGCAACTGGTTCCAGGTGAAATCCTTGGGTTTCTCAACGCCCAGCGGTGCAGCGGGGTCGTTCAGGTCCAAAGGTTTGAGACCGGTTGAGCGGCCACCACCAAAGCGTTCGGCGCGGCGGTGCCAGGCCAGGTGCAGGGCCCCGGCAAAGGCATGTTTCATCGGCCCGCCCCAGGTCATGCCGAAGAACATTTCCGACACACCCCAAAGCACGCCCAGGCCCAACAGCGCCACCAACACCCAGCCCCCGAAGTCCGCCGGCAAGATCCCGGCGACCGGCAAGGTCACCAGGAAAAAACTGATGGAAAACGCGAACAGGCTCTTGGGCAAGCGCATCCACGGGCCTTTGGACAGCCGTGACGGTGGATTGCGACGACGCAAGGCAATGAAGATCGCGCCGCTGAACATCAGCAGCGTGGCGAACAGCAAGGCATAGCCCAGAATGCGGTTCTGCAGGCCGAAACCATGCACCAGAATCGCCAGCAGCGCCGCCAGCACAAACCCACCCGCCGTGGCGACGTGGGTATTGGCGATGTATTTGTCCCGCGCCACCACATGGTGCAAGTCCACCATGTAGCGCTTGGGCATGGCGAAAAGGCCACCGATCAGGTCGACCTTGGACGGTCGCCCCCGGCGCCACATGTTCATCCGCCGCAAGGCGCCAAGGACCGCGAGGCCCAGGGCGGCAAACAGCAGGATGGGAAGAAGGGTGTTCAGCATGGTGAAGCTCCCAAAGACCTCAGGTCTTGCAGGCACAGAAACCTGGATGTCTTGCTCGATTCCTGTGGGAGCAAGGCGTGCCCGCGATGCGATCGACTCGGTCAGTCAGATGCGCCGTGTCGCATTTATCGCGGGCAAGCCTCGCTCCCACAGGGTTATCCACAAGCCGTTAGAAATCCTTGCACAACCGCAGCGCGTCGTAGATGGCGGCGTGAGTATTACGCTGCGCCACGCAGTCGCCGATGCGGAACAGCAGGTAGCCATCGCCGCTCTGCGCAAGACACGGCTGGGGCTTGATCGCGAACAGGGCTTCGACGTCGATCTGGCCCTTGTTGCGCGAACCTTCCTTGAGCGCGTAGTAGATTTCTTCATCCGGCCGCACGCCGTTTTCCACCACCACCTGATCCACCACGCGCTCTTCCTTGGCACCGGTGTATTCGTTCTCCAGTACCGCCACCAGCTTGTCGCCTTCGCGGTAGACCTTCTCCAGCATCATGTCCCCGGTCATGATCACTTCCTTGGGGTACATGCTGCGGTAGTAGGTGGGGAACGAGGTCCCGCCAATGGCCACGCCCGGCTTGATGTCGTCGGTGACGATCTCGACCTGGCTGCCCTTGTCGGCGAGGAAGTCGGCCACTGACATCCCGGTGAACTCACAAATGGTGTCGTAGACCAGCACATTCTTGCCCGGCGCAACCTTGCCATCGAGCACGTCCCAACTGCTGACCACCAGCCCTTCGGCGGCGCCCCAGTGTTCGTTCTGCTCGATGAATGGATGCCCGCCGACGGCCAGCACCACCACATCCGGACGCAGGTCCATGATGGTGGCCGCGTCTGCCGCCACGCCCAGGCGCAGGTCGACTTTCAGGCGCGCCAGTTCCAGCTGGAACCAGCGGGTGATGCCGGCGATCTGGTCCCGTTGCGGGGCTTTCGAAGCGGTGGTGATCTGCCCGCCAATGAATTCTTTTTTCTCGAACAGGGTCACGTCATGGCCGCGTTCGGCCGCCACACGGGCCGCTTCCATCCCGGCCGGGCCGGCACCGACGACCACTACCTTGCGTTTCGGTCCGGTGGACTTTTCGATGATGTGCGGCACGCCCATGTATTCACGGGACGTTGCGGCATTCTGGATGCACAGCACGTCCAGCCCCTGGTACTGCCGGTCGATGCAATAGTTGGCGCCCACGCACTGCTTGATCTGGTCGATCTGGCCCATCTTGATCTTGGCGATCAGGTGCGGGTCGGCGATGTGGGCGCGGGTCATGCCGACCATGTCGACGTAACCGCCCTCCAGAATCCGCGTGGCCTGGTTCGGGTCCTTGATGTTCTGCGCGTGCAGCACTGGGACCTTGACCACTTCTTTGATGCCGGCGGCCAGGTGCAGGAACGGCTCCGGTGGATAACTCATGTTCGGGATGACGTTGGCCAGGGTGTTATGGGTGTCGCAACCTGAGCCCACCACGCCGATGAAGTCCAGCATGCCCGTGTCGTCGTAGTACTTGGCGATCTGCTTCATGTCCTCGTGGGACAGACCGTCCGGATGGAACTCGTCACCACACAGACGCATGCCGACGCAGAAGTCGTCGCCCACTTCGGCGCGCACGGCTTTGAGCACTTCCAGGCCGAACTTCATCCGTCCCTCGAAGGTGCCACCCCATTCGTCGGTGCGCTTGTTGACCCGCGGGCTCCAGAATTGGTCGATCATGTGCTGGTGCACGGCGGACAACTCGACACCGTCCAGGCCACCGGCCTTGGCGCGCTTGGCGGCGCTGGCGTAGTTGCCAATCACCCGCCAGATTTCTTCCGGCTCAATGGTTTTGCACGTAGCGCGGTGCACCGGCTCGCGCACGCCGGACGGCGACATCAGGGTCGGCCAGTTGAAACCGTCCCAACGCGAGCGACGACCCATGTGGGTAATCTGGATCATAATCTTGGCGCCATGCTTGTGCATGGCATCGGCCAGGTTCTGGAAGTGCGGGATGATGCGGTCGGTGGACAGGTTCACCGAACTCCACCATTCCTGCGGGCTGTCGATGGCCACTACCGAGGAACCACCGCAGATCGCCAGGCCGATACCACCCTTGGCCTTCTCTTCGTAATACTTCACGTACCGGTCAGTGGTCATGCCGCCGTCAGTGGCGTAGACCTCGGCGTGAGCAGTGCTGAGCACGCGGTTGCGGATGGTCAGCTTGCCGATCTGGATCGGCTGGAACATTGCTTCAAAAGCCATGGCGCGATCCTCGATTTACAACGGCTTGACGATGAACAGGCCGTCGTCGTGGCCTTCTTCGGAACCGCCGTAGACCTGCTCGGCCACGGTGCGGATCGAACTGCCACGGGCGGCGAGAATCTGGTCCATGGCGCCAGCGAACCAGCCGGTGAACATGTAGTCGACCTTGCGTCCGACCTTGCCGTACACGTAAACGAACGCCGAGTGTTCCAGCTTGACGCTGGCGGTGCCTTTATCCAGGTCGATGTCCTGGATCTTGAACAGGCCCCAACCGCGCTGGGAGAGACGCTTCATGTAGTGCTCGAACACCGCGACGCCTTCCAGGCCATGGCATTCGGCTTCTTTTTCACACCAGTGCCAGGCGGATTTGTAGCCCGCCTTGTAGAGAATCTCGGCGTAGGCGTCGGCGCCCAACACTTCTTCGATGCCCATGTGGTTATTGACGAAGAAGTGACGCGGTACGTAGAGCATCGGCAGGGCATCAGAGGTCCAGACACCGGTTTCACTGTCGACTTCGATAGGCAATTGAGGGGCGATTTTGGCCATGAAACGTTACTCCAGAAAATTCGTAATCAGTGCTTGGCAATGCTTTTGCTTCGCTCTTATAAACAAGCCGTGTGAATGACTTTGGAGCCGTAGCGAGCACGTCGAGAGCAAGGAAGGACCGGAGCGACAAGCGAGACAGTACGGGACGTACGGCGAGCTTGGCGCGAGGACCTGACGCAGCTATCGGCGAGCGGAGTAGGCTCCAGAGTTATTCATTCGCCCCAGACGTCTTTCAGGACATTGACCCAGTTCTCGCCCATGATCTTGCGCACCACCCGCTCCGGATGACCGCGCTTGAGCAGCGTCTCGGTGAGGTTCGGGAACTCGCCCACGGTGCGGATGCCCAGGGGGTTGATGATCTTGCCGAAGCTGGTCAGACGACGGGCATAGCCCTTGTCGTGGGTCAGCATTTCGAAGAAATCCTGACCGTGACCCTGAGTGAAGTCAGTGCCGATGCCGATGGCGTCCTCACCAACGATGTTCATGGTGTATTCGATGGCCTCGGCGTAATCGTCGATGGTCGAATCGATGCCCTTGGCCAGGAACGGAGCGAACATGGTCACGCCGACAAAACCACCGTGGTCGGCGATGAACTTCAGTTCTTCATCGGATTTGTTGCGCGGGTGTTCTTTCAGGCCGGACGGCAGGCAGTGGGAATAGCAGACCGGCTTCTTCGATTCGAGGATGACTTCTTCGGAGGTCTTGGAGCCGACGTGGGACAGGTCGCACATGATGCCGACCCGGTTCATCTCGGCGACGATTTCGCGACCAAAGCCCGACAGGCCACCGTCGCGCTCGTAGCAGCCGGTGCCCACCAGATTCTGGGTGTTGTAGCACATCTGCACCACGCCAACGCCGAGTTGCTTGAATATCTCGACGTAGCCGAGCTGGTCTTCGAAAGCGTGGGCGTTCTGGAAGCCAAAGATGATGCCGGTCTTGCCCTGAGCCTTGGCGCGCTGGATATCGGCGGTGGTTTTCACCGGGATCACCAGATCGCTGTTTTCGCGGATCAGTTTCTGGCTGGCCACAATATTGTTGATGGTGGCCTGAAAACCCTCCCACACCGACACCGTGCAGTTGGCGGCGGTCAGGCCGCCCTTGCGCATGTCTTCGAACAGGTCACGGTTCCACTTGGCAATGATCAGCCCGTCGATAACGATGCTGTCGGCGTGCAATTCGGCTGGGCTCATCAGGCAGTCCCCTTTTGTCAGCGATTCATGCGCCGAATCGTGTGCCGGCGCTTTGGGGCCAGCATATGCCTCGGTGCATTGGCGACCGGGTGCAAAAACGACAGGGGAATTGCCGAAAGCGTCAATCCACGACAAAGGGCTATGAGCGGGCCACCCTGCCCGTCTGTTCTTTACCCGACGCTTGCGCCAGAATCCGCCGCATCACTGGCTTTCACTGGACTCGAGCGGCAACGCAATGAAATCAATCATCCTGGCTTTGGCCCTGATCAGCACCGTCGCCCACGCGACCGAAGACACCGAACACAACCCGTGCGATGCCGTGGAAAACGACGTCCAGACCCTGGCCTGCTCGGCCTACGGCAAAGCCGCCGCCGAACAACTGCTCGCCGACAACCTGCAGAGCCTCTTTGAGCGCCTGCAAACCCTCTACGCCGACGACAAGGCCCAGCTCACCGACATCACCGGCAAAATCAGAATTGCCCAGCAACTGTGGCAAAAACAGCGCGACGCCGACTGCGCCATCGCCGCCTTCCCGGCCAAACCCGGCAGCCAAGCCTACAAAATCGCCGAAAACGACTGCCTGGCTCAGGTGAGTGATGACCGGTCGGAGTTTTTGGAGTCGATCGGGCAGGAATAAAGGGCCGTTTACGGAGCAATATTCAGACACCGTTCATGCGTTGGCCCTGGAGAAAATATAAGTCAGGATTCGCAAGTCTTATAAAAGACTTATATCCCTCCATGAACACCATCCAATGGACCAGAAAAGCCGTTAAGCAGCTTCTGAAATTGCATTCTGCCCACCAGGCTCAGGTTCGGGACGCCGTTACAGCGCTCGCCAGGTGCCCGACGCGGCGAACGTCAGAGCGCTTGTCGGCCATAACTACGCCTATCGCCTTCGGGTAGGCCGCTATCGAGTCATGTTCGATTGGGACGGGGCGATCAAGGTCGTCGGCATTCAAGAGGGTCAAGAAACGCGATGAACGTACCTACTGATATTCAGATCATAAACAACGCAAACGGGAATCCTGCATTCGTGGTCATTCCGTATGCCCAATACGTTGCGCAAAAAAAAACTGGAACCTGATCTGATTCCTCATGAAGTGGTCAGTCGTATCGTCGATGGCGCCACGCCCATCCGCGCATGGCGCGAACATCTGAACTTGACCCAGGATGAAGTCGCCAGGCGCCTGGGTATTTCTCAACCGGCGTTTGCCCAGCAAGAGTCCGTCGCCAAGCCTCGCCGAGCCACCCGCGAAAAAATTGCCGCCGCCTTTGGTATCCATGCCGATCAGTTGGAGCTGTAAGCTGCACGCCACCATCGAGCAAAGGAATTCACATGAAAATCTGCGGCATCGAAATCAAAGGCAGCGAAGCAATCATCGCCGTTGCCTCGCTGGATCAACAGGCGCTGAGCCACCTCCCACTGAACACCAAGAAAATCGCCCTGGACGACGATGACGAAGCCGCCAACGTCAAGGCGTTCGCCGCCCAGGTCCGGGCGTTCGTGACGGACAACGGTATCGAACGCATCGCCATCAAGAAACGCAGCAAGAAAGGCGAGTTCGCCGGCGGACCGACGACGTTCAAGATCGAAGGGGTTTTCCAGTTGCTGGACGGTTGCGAGGTGACGCTGCTGTCGCCGCAGACCATCAATGCGCAGAACAAGAAACACGACTTCGCATTGCCCGCGACGCTGAACAAGTATCAGCATGAGGCTTATAAGGCGGCGTGTTCAGCGTTGATGAAGAAGTAAGCCTCTTTCAGCCGAACATTGCACTTGCGGCGATTTTTATGTGGGAGCAAGGCTTGCCCGCGATACAGGCGCCT encodes the following:
- a CDS encoding electron transfer flavoprotein subunit alpha/FixB family protein, with the protein product MSDIIRRDPRAEWIARNRLHPLHAAMQPVQHSWMGPNGIIRKNVHGVGFIGPNGIKRIDRSGAQQGGASKRTAAAEVQLPLHQVPQPAFYISVVPDMVGGRLSSHDRDLLGLAHQLAGSEGAVLAVVFGEHKENAFATAGVDRLLVLEGEAFSGYAPEQRVQGLRAVDNQFNPRHWLLPDSRTGGGELGRRFAAALGERPATRVWQVKGEACIGRAGAGLQDLARPLARLILAAAECAEPVSETRHEALPVELSTGVARSLSRIEDLGAVAVDPGAIPMAEAEFIFSGGNGVKDWALFHQTAAALGATEGASRVAVDDGFMARDRQVGASGTWVTARVYVAVGISGAIQHLQGIGACDKVVAINLDPGCDMIKRADLSVIGDSAAILQALIAAVEAYRNEAKRDAA
- the dgcB gene encoding dimethylglycine demethylation protein DgcB → MLNTLLPILLFAALGLAVLGALRRMNMWRRGRPSKVDLIGGLFAMPKRYMVDLHHVVARDKYIANTHVATAGGFVLAALLAILVHGFGLQNRILGYALLFATLLMFSGAIFIALRRRNPPSRLSKGPWMRLPKSLFAFSISFFLVTLPVAGILPADFGGWVLVALLGLGVLWGVSEMFFGMTWGGPMKHAFAGALHLAWHRRAERFGGGRSTGLKPLDLNDPAAPLGVEKPKDFTWNQLLGFDACVQCGKCEAACPAFAAGQPLNPKKLIQDMVVGLAGGTDAKFAGSPYPDKPVGEHSGNPHQPIVNGLVDAETLWSCTTCRACVEECPMMIEHVDAIVDMRRHLTLEKGATPNKGAEVLENLIATDNPGGFAPGGRMNWAADLNLNLLSEVKSTDVLFWVGDGAFDMRNQRTLRAFVKVLKAANIDFAVLGLEERDSGDVARRLGDEATFQLLAKRNILTLGKYSFNRIVTCDPHSFHVLKNEYGAFDGNYRVQHHSTYLAEIIDAGALSLGQHKGDSVTYHDPCYLGRYNGEYEAPRQVLRALGIEIKEMQRSGFRSRCCGGGGGAPITDIPGKQRIPDMRMEDIRETGAELVAVGCPQCTAMLEGVVEPRPMIKDIAELVADALLEDAAPSKPVAPAKREPAEVH
- the dgcA gene encoding dimethylglycine demethylation protein DgcA; its protein translation is MAFEAMFQPIQIGKLTIRNRVLSTAHAEVYATDGGMTTDRYVKYYEEKAKGGIGLAICGGSSVVAIDSPQEWWSSVNLSTDRIIPHFQNLADAMHKHGAKIMIQITHMGRRSRWDGFNWPTLMSPSGVREPVHRATCKTIEPEEIWRVIGNYASAAKRAKAGGLDGVELSAVHQHMIDQFWSPRVNKRTDEWGGTFEGRMKFGLEVLKAVRAEVGDDFCVGMRLCGDEFHPDGLSHEDMKQIAKYYDDTGMLDFIGVVGSGCDTHNTLANVIPNMSYPPEPFLHLAAGIKEVVKVPVLHAQNIKDPNQATRILEGGYVDMVGMTRAHIADPHLIAKIKMGQIDQIKQCVGANYCIDRQYQGLDVLCIQNAATSREYMGVPHIIEKSTGPKRKVVVVGAGPAGMEAARVAAERGHDVTLFEKKEFIGGQITTASKAPQRDQIAGITRWFQLELARLKVDLRLGVAADAATIMDLRPDVVVLAVGGHPFIEQNEHWGAAEGLVVSSWDVLDGKVAPGKNVLVYDTICEFTGMSVADFLADKGSQVEIVTDDIKPGVAIGGTSFPTYYRSMYPKEVIMTGDMMLEKVYREGDKLVAVLENEYTGAKEERVVDQVVVENGVRPDEEIYYALKEGSRNKGQIDVEALFAIKPQPCLAQSGDGYLLFRIGDCVAQRNTHAAIYDALRLCKDF
- a CDS encoding DUF5943 domain-containing protein, translated to MAKIAPQLPIEVDSETGVWTSDALPMLYVPRHFFVNNHMGIEEVLGADAYAEILYKAGYKSAWHWCEKEAECHGLEGVAVFEHYMKRLSQRGWGLFKIQDIDLDKGTASVKLEHSAFVYVYGKVGRKVDYMFTGWFAGAMDQILAARGSSIRTVAEQVYGGSEEGHDDGLFIVKPL
- a CDS encoding dipeptidase → MSPAELHADSIVIDGLIIAKWNRDLFEDMRKGGLTAANCTVSVWEGFQATINNIVASQKLIRENSDLVIPVKTTADIQRAKAQGKTGIIFGFQNAHAFEDQLGYVEIFKQLGVGVVQMCYNTQNLVGTGCYERDGGLSGFGREIVAEMNRVGIMCDLSHVGSKTSEEVILESKKPVCYSHCLPSGLKEHPRNKSDEELKFIADHGGFVGVTMFAPFLAKGIDSTIDDYAEAIEYTMNIVGEDAIGIGTDFTQGHGQDFFEMLTHDKGYARRLTSFGKIINPLGIRTVGEFPNLTETLLKRGHPERVVRKIMGENWVNVLKDVWGE
- a CDS encoding lysozyme inhibitor LprI family protein translates to MKSIILALALISTVAHATEDTEHNPCDAVENDVQTLACSAYGKAAAEQLLADNLQSLFERLQTLYADDKAQLTDITGKIRIAQQLWQKQRDADCAIAAFPAKPGSQAYKIAENDCLAQVSDDRSEFLESIGQE
- a CDS encoding DUF3010 family protein, whose protein sequence is MKICGIEIKGSEAIIAVASLDQQALSHLPLNTKKIALDDDDEAANVKAFAAQVRAFVTDNGIERIAIKKRSKKGEFAGGPTTFKIEGVFQLLDGCEVTLLSPQTINAQNKKHDFALPATLNKYQHEAYKAACSALMKK